A stretch of DNA from Brevibacillus ruminantium:
GGCCTTGGAGAGGGCAACGGACAGGCAAGAGAGGACGGCTTCCTGATCACGACCGCTTCCGAGATCATGGCGATCCTCTGTCTAAGTGAAGATGCAGGTGACCTGAAGCAGCGCTTGAGCCGGATCATCATCGGTTACGATCTGGATGACAAGCCGATTACGCCTGCCGACATCCATGCAGTCGACGCAATGTGTGTGCTCTTGAAGGATGCGCTCAAACCCAATCTGGTACAGACGACCGAAGGCACGCCTGTTATCGTGCACGGCGGACCGTTTGCCAATATCGCGCATGGCTGCAGCAGTGTAATCGGAACCCGTCTGTCTCTGAAGCTGGCCGATTATGTCGTCACAGAAGCAGGCTTTGGCGCCGATTTGGGAGCGGAGAAATTCTTTGATATCAAATGCCGAAAAGCTGGCCTGACTCCCTCTGCGGCCGTGTTGGTCGTCACGGTCCGGGCACTGAAATACAATGGCGGCATCCCTGTCGCCCAGCTCCACGAAGAAAATCTGGACGCTCTGCGTGCTGGCTTTGCCAACGTCAGACGTCATATCGAAAATCTGCGTTCCTTTGGTGTACCTGTCGTAGTGGCCCTCAACAGCTTCGTCACAGATACAGAGGCTGAGCAACACGCCGTTATCAGCATGTGCGAGGGACTTGGCGCGGATGTCGCCCTCTCTCGTGTTTGGGCTGAGGGAAGCGAAGGCGGACTCGATCTCGCAGCCAAGGTAATCAAAGCCGCGGAAACCGAATCTTCCTTCTCCTTCTTATACGAGAATCAGCTGCCGATCCAGGAAAAAATTGAAACCATCGTGAAAAAGCTGTACCGCGGTTCCGGAGTCCATTTTTCAAAAGCAGCCCTGCAAACCCTGCGAAAAGTAGAAGAGATGGGCCTTTCGCATTTCCCAGTCTGTATGGCAAAGACCCCCTACTCTTTTTCTGACCAGCCGGATCAGCTCGGCGCGCCCTCTGATTTTACGATCAGTGTAAGTGAAA
This window harbors:
- a CDS encoding formate--tetrahydrofolate ligase, with translation MKPIADIAKLVDISEEDLELYGKYKAKLAPDLWEKVKNRPDGKLILVTAMNPNPAGAGKTLTTIGLSQALNKTGKTTIAALREPSLGPSFGMKGGATGSGQAQILPADEINLHFTGDIHAITAAHNLLAAMIDNHIHHGNALRLNPKKIVWKRAMDMNDRALRNIVIGLGEGNGQAREDGFLITTASEIMAILCLSEDAGDLKQRLSRIIIGYDLDDKPITPADIHAVDAMCVLLKDALKPNLVQTTEGTPVIVHGGPFANIAHGCSSVIGTRLSLKLADYVVTEAGFGADLGAEKFFDIKCRKAGLTPSAAVLVVTVRALKYNGGIPVAQLHEENLDALRAGFANVRRHIENLRSFGVPVVVALNSFVTDTEAEQHAVISMCEGLGADVALSRVWAEGSEGGLDLAAKVIKAAETESSFSFLYENQLPIQEKIETIVKKLYRGSGVHFSKAALQTLRKVEEMGLSHFPVCMAKTPYSFSDQPDQLGAPSDFTISVSEIRISAGAGFLVVLTGSLVTMPGLPKKPAAESVFLTEQGQVEGLA